The following are encoded in a window of Roseimaritima ulvae genomic DNA:
- a CDS encoding M1 family aminopeptidase, which translates to MQASEIICRYCAEGRAHAMPLGLDLDGRYHYAPDRQVDVLHIKLDVTPDFDKRTVAGTTSITATPIAEAVDILRLDAIDLDIKAIRCDGAKVLDHISSRSDLRIAFAEPIPVGQKFTVHIDYAAQPLAGLYFRTPEMGYPATDTHIWTQGETHEARHWFPCFDYPNERSSTEVICHVPKDMTVLSNGQRMGEEIDADGLKSVRWLQEKPHANYLICLVAGHLEKLEKQYRDIPLGFYTQPSLFPHAANSFRDTPQIMEFYEQEIGVDYPWVKYDQVTIRDFSAGGMENTTMTTLMHNTIFSEATENIRSSRSLDAHELAHQWFGDYVTCKDWSHLWLNEGFATYYTHLYEGHKYGRDALLYGLYRDATGRILTQDKDKKPIVYNGYKNAMEQFDYRSYPKGSWVLHMLRSQLGEDLYRQCIKAYLEKHALTSVVSDDLRQVIEDLSGRPMDRFFDQWVYHPRHPDLDIRYKWMPKQGLAKVTIKQTQPINDDVLLYRFPTRLRFVVDGKVIDHNIEVSKVEEDFYVPLDAQPTIVRFDPEYTVLAKVKFDKSNEQLKAQIENQDDMIGRLLACDLLASRKTHASVELLEKTLNEDPFYGVRIAAAKALAKHGSDEAYAVLKKSWASQQDAKVRLATVEPIVKRYHDDTPELIADVLETEKNPAIQAVAIRALGRFQSDATRQQLQRFLDTPSFNNELTVAAINAIGQLNDPAYTAPLMQVLEQRQAEFSARDFGTGLTTLAQLAKLADDKQAVRGFLTRFVNHPQQGVQTASIGALGKLGDPQALSVLKAFADSSDSRISKTANTAIGQLNEVKPTAPKELIELRKNLQAMKQESEKLEKKLDEIQKQLEAQK; encoded by the coding sequence GTGCAAGCATCGGAAATCATCTGCCGGTACTGCGCCGAAGGCCGGGCCCATGCGATGCCGCTGGGATTGGACTTGGACGGTCGCTACCACTACGCGCCCGATCGCCAAGTGGACGTGCTGCACATCAAACTGGATGTGACGCCTGATTTTGATAAACGCACTGTCGCCGGCACCACGTCGATCACCGCCACGCCGATTGCCGAAGCGGTGGATATCCTGCGACTGGACGCCATCGACCTGGATATCAAAGCCATCCGCTGTGACGGAGCCAAGGTGCTCGATCATATTTCCAGTCGTTCCGATTTGCGGATCGCCTTTGCCGAACCGATTCCCGTGGGGCAAAAATTCACGGTTCATATCGACTACGCCGCTCAGCCCCTCGCCGGGTTGTATTTCCGCACGCCGGAAATGGGCTATCCGGCCACCGACACGCATATCTGGACGCAGGGCGAAACCCACGAAGCTCGCCACTGGTTCCCCTGCTTCGACTATCCCAACGAACGTTCATCGACTGAAGTTATCTGCCATGTGCCCAAAGACATGACGGTGCTCAGCAATGGGCAGCGGATGGGAGAGGAGATCGACGCGGACGGATTGAAGAGTGTTCGTTGGTTGCAGGAAAAACCGCACGCCAACTATTTGATCTGTTTGGTGGCCGGGCACTTGGAGAAACTGGAAAAGCAGTACCGCGATATTCCACTGGGCTTTTATACCCAACCCTCATTGTTCCCCCATGCGGCCAACTCGTTCCGCGACACGCCGCAAATCATGGAGTTCTACGAGCAGGAAATCGGCGTCGATTATCCGTGGGTTAAATACGATCAGGTGACCATCCGCGACTTCTCTGCTGGCGGCATGGAAAACACCACCATGACCACGCTGATGCATAACACGATTTTTTCCGAAGCCACGGAAAACATTCGCTCCTCACGCAGCCTGGACGCGCACGAACTAGCTCACCAATGGTTCGGTGACTACGTGACCTGCAAGGACTGGAGCCATCTGTGGTTGAACGAAGGCTTTGCGACCTATTACACGCACCTGTATGAAGGTCACAAATACGGTCGCGACGCGCTGCTGTACGGTTTGTACCGCGACGCCACGGGACGCATTCTGACGCAAGACAAAGACAAAAAACCGATCGTTTACAACGGCTACAAAAACGCCATGGAGCAGTTCGATTACCGTTCTTATCCCAAGGGCAGCTGGGTGTTGCACATGCTTCGCAGCCAATTGGGCGAAGATCTGTATCGCCAATGCATCAAGGCGTATCTGGAAAAGCACGCGCTCACCAGCGTCGTCTCGGATGACCTGCGACAGGTGATCGAGGACCTTAGCGGTCGCCCGATGGACCGCTTCTTCGACCAATGGGTCTACCACCCGCGGCATCCCGATTTAGACATCCGCTACAAATGGATGCCCAAGCAGGGTTTGGCCAAAGTCACGATCAAACAGACGCAGCCGATCAATGACGACGTGCTGTTGTATCGCTTTCCCACCAGGCTGCGATTTGTCGTCGATGGCAAAGTGATCGATCACAACATCGAGGTTTCGAAGGTCGAAGAGGATTTTTACGTGCCCTTGGACGCCCAGCCGACGATCGTGCGTTTCGACCCCGAATACACGGTGTTGGCCAAGGTCAAATTCGACAAGTCCAACGAGCAACTGAAGGCCCAGATCGAAAACCAAGACGACATGATCGGTCGCTTGCTGGCCTGTGACTTGTTGGCAAGCCGCAAAACCCACGCCTCGGTGGAACTGCTGGAAAAGACGCTGAACGAAGATCCGTTTTATGGCGTTCGTATCGCCGCGGCCAAAGCCTTGGCCAAGCACGGTTCGGACGAAGCCTACGCGGTGTTGAAAAAATCCTGGGCCTCGCAGCAGGACGCCAAGGTGCGGTTGGCGACGGTTGAACCGATCGTCAAAAGGTATCACGACGATACACCGGAGTTGATCGCCGACGTGCTGGAAACGGAAAAGAACCCGGCCATCCAAGCGGTTGCAATTCGAGCCTTGGGCCGCTTTCAAAGCGACGCCACGCGTCAACAATTGCAGCGTTTTCTGGACACCCCGTCCTTCAACAACGAATTGACGGTGGCGGCGATCAACGCCATCGGACAGCTGAACGATCCGGCTTACACCGCGCCGCTGATGCAGGTTCTCGAGCAACGGCAAGCGGAGTTCTCGGCTCGCGATTTTGGCACCGGCCTGACCACCTTGGCCCAGCTCGCAAAGCTGGCAGACGACAAACAAGCGGTGCGTGGATTCCTCACCCGCTTCGTCAACCATCCTCAGCAAGGTGTGCAAACGGCCTCCATCGGAGCGTTGGGCAAATTGGGCGACCCGCAGGCATTAAGTGTGTTGAAGGCGTTCGCGGACTCCAGTGACTCGCGGATTTCCAAGACCGCCAACACGGCCATCGGGCAGTTGAACGAAGTCAAACCAACGGCTCCCAAAGAACTGATCGAATTGCGCAAGAACCTGCAGGCGATGAAGCAGGAAAGCGAAAAGCTCGAAAAGAAACTCGACGAAATCCAAAAACAGCTCGAAGCCCAAAAGTAA
- a CDS encoding dihydrodipicolinate synthase family protein — protein sequence MDSTIFRGCIPAVMTPCGEDRQPNYDALVATSQRLIDAGMTAVIYCGSMGDWPLLSDQQRQEGVRRLAEAGVPVIVGTGAQNPAAALEHAEHAQSVGAKGLMVIPRVLSRGISPAAQRAHFADILRATPELPSVIYNSPYYGFETKADLFFDLRSEFANLVGFKEFGGAASLSYAAEHITHADDDVLLMVGVDTQVYHGFLHCGASGAITGIGNCLPKEILKLVALCEAAQQGNAEAKRLALELNDALRVLSTFDEGPDLVLYYKHLMVLTGDDAYQHQLNPSDALSASQRRYVEAQLKLFQAWWASWPGTSFEFGN from the coding sequence ATGGACTCCACAATCTTTCGTGGCTGTATTCCGGCCGTGATGACGCCCTGTGGCGAAGACCGCCAGCCGAATTACGACGCCTTGGTGGCCACTTCACAGCGGCTTATCGACGCAGGCATGACCGCCGTGATCTACTGCGGGTCGATGGGCGACTGGCCGTTGTTGAGCGACCAGCAGCGGCAAGAGGGAGTCCGCCGGTTGGCCGAAGCCGGAGTGCCGGTGATCGTCGGCACCGGAGCCCAGAACCCGGCCGCCGCGCTTGAGCACGCCGAGCACGCGCAGTCGGTCGGTGCCAAGGGCTTGATGGTCATCCCCCGCGTGTTGTCCCGCGGCATCTCGCCGGCCGCCCAGCGAGCTCACTTTGCCGACATCTTGCGGGCCACCCCGGAACTGCCCTCGGTGATCTACAACAGCCCCTACTACGGCTTTGAAACCAAAGCGGATCTGTTTTTCGATCTCCGCAGCGAGTTCGCTAACCTGGTGGGCTTTAAGGAGTTCGGTGGCGCGGCATCGTTGAGTTACGCGGCCGAACATATCACCCATGCCGACGACGACGTGTTGCTGATGGTCGGCGTCGACACGCAGGTCTACCACGGCTTCTTGCACTGCGGTGCCTCCGGCGCGATCACGGGAATCGGCAACTGCCTGCCCAAAGAAATCCTCAAATTGGTGGCCCTCTGTGAAGCCGCTCAGCAGGGCAATGCCGAAGCCAAACGCCTGGCCTTGGAATTAAACGACGCCTTGCGAGTGCTGTCGACCTTCGACGAAGGCCCCGACCTGGTGCTGTACTACAAACACCTGATGGTGCTGACCGGTGACGATGCCTACCAGCATCAGCTGAACCCCAGCGACGCGCTGAGTGCCAGCCAGCGGAGGTATGTGGAAGCCCAATTAAAATTGTTCCAAGCCTGGTGGGCCAGCTGGCCCGGCACCTCGTTTGAATTTGGCAATTAG
- a CDS encoding Xaa-Pro dipeptidyl-peptidase, whose amino-acid sequence MRVLQIGCAALAWSVAATTSLFAAEPAVPVFADGEAQVVKAFEDPDYWIRHDLWVETEFDSDGDDKLDRVHVAVTRPRQTDTEGLKLPVVYVTSPYFAGVGSNDKAYFWDPKHELGETPDKHKVGPDIKLKGSRPIISKGHTKDWVPRGYVVVHSSSPGTGLSQGCPTVGGDNESLAPKAVIDWLNGRAKGFTSPDGDETVTAYWSTGKVGMTGTSYNGTLPLAAATTGVEGLEAIIPIAPNTSYYHYYRSNGLVRHPGGYLGEDIDVLYDFIHSGNPTRREYCDCNVRDKEMAENMDRVTGDYNEFWAGRDYLNDLEPLTAAVLMAHGFNDWNVVPEHSNRISQALKAKGVPVQIYYHQGGHGGPPPMKMMNRWFTRYLHGVENDVEKDARAWIVREGDDAKKPTAYDDYPNPKAADVELHLTGNAPERGTLSLEAVPSQGLETLVDNVSFDGAALAKAEWTEHRLMFVTPTLNEPVHLSGTPKITVRMASSKPAANLSVWLVSLPWNDSKDAKITENIITRGWADPQNQKSISESEPLEPGRLYDVTFDLQPDDQVIPKGQQIGLMIFSSDRDFTLWPKPGTELTVDLDATKLTLPVVGGVEALKKSL is encoded by the coding sequence ATGCGCGTTTTGCAAATCGGCTGCGCCGCCCTTGCCTGGTCGGTCGCCGCCACCACGTCGTTATTCGCTGCCGAACCCGCCGTGCCGGTGTTTGCCGACGGGGAAGCTCAGGTCGTCAAAGCCTTTGAAGACCCCGATTACTGGATCCGCCACGACCTGTGGGTGGAAACCGAATTCGACTCCGACGGCGACGATAAGCTGGACCGCGTGCACGTCGCTGTGACCCGTCCACGGCAAACCGACACGGAAGGTTTGAAATTGCCCGTGGTGTATGTGACCAGCCCGTATTTTGCCGGCGTGGGTTCCAACGACAAAGCCTACTTCTGGGACCCCAAGCACGAACTTGGCGAGACGCCGGACAAGCACAAAGTGGGGCCGGATATCAAGCTGAAAGGTTCGCGGCCGATTATCTCTAAGGGGCATACCAAAGACTGGGTGCCGCGTGGTTACGTGGTCGTGCATTCGTCTTCACCGGGCACGGGCCTTTCGCAGGGCTGCCCCACCGTGGGCGGCGACAATGAATCATTGGCCCCTAAGGCCGTCATCGATTGGCTGAACGGTCGCGCTAAAGGTTTCACTTCGCCCGATGGCGACGAAACGGTGACCGCCTACTGGTCGACCGGCAAGGTTGGCATGACGGGCACGTCCTACAACGGCACGTTGCCACTGGCCGCGGCGACCACCGGCGTGGAAGGTCTGGAAGCCATCATTCCGATCGCTCCCAACACGTCCTACTACCACTACTATCGCTCCAACGGTCTGGTGCGGCATCCCGGTGGCTACTTGGGCGAAGACATCGACGTGCTGTATGACTTCATTCACAGCGGCAATCCCACGCGACGCGAATACTGCGACTGCAATGTTCGCGACAAAGAGATGGCCGAAAACATGGATCGGGTGACCGGTGACTACAACGAATTTTGGGCCGGACGCGATTACTTGAACGATTTGGAACCGTTGACCGCCGCCGTCTTGATGGCGCATGGTTTTAACGACTGGAATGTGGTGCCGGAGCACAGCAATCGGATTTCGCAGGCGCTGAAAGCCAAAGGCGTTCCGGTGCAGATTTATTATCACCAGGGCGGGCACGGCGGACCGCCGCCGATGAAGATGATGAATCGCTGGTTCACGCGTTATCTGCACGGCGTAGAAAACGATGTCGAAAAAGACGCGCGAGCTTGGATCGTACGCGAGGGCGACGATGCCAAAAAACCGACCGCTTACGACGACTACCCGAATCCAAAAGCCGCCGATGTGGAATTGCATCTGACCGGCAACGCACCCGAGCGAGGTACGTTGAGCCTGGAAGCTGTGCCGAGCCAGGGGCTGGAGACGCTGGTCGATAACGTCTCCTTTGACGGTGCGGCGCTGGCTAAGGCCGAATGGACGGAGCACCGGTTGATGTTCGTCACGCCCACGCTGAACGAACCGGTGCACCTGTCAGGAACGCCCAAAATTACGGTTCGCATGGCCAGCAGCAAGCCGGCGGCCAATCTGTCGGTGTGGTTGGTGTCGCTGCCCTGGAACGACAGCAAGGATGCTAAGATCACCGAGAATATCATCACGCGCGGCTGGGCCGATCCGCAGAATCAGAAATCGATTTCCGAAAGCGAGCCGCTGGAACCGGGGCGGCTGTATGATGTCACGTTTGATCTGCAGCCCGATGATCAGGTGATTCCCAAAGGCCAACAAATCGGCTTAATGATTTTCTCCAGCGACCGCGATTTCACCTTGTGGCCCAAACCCGGCACCGAGCTGACCGTGGATTTAGATGCGACCAAGCTGACGTTGCCGGTGGTGGGCGGAGTGGAAGCGTTGAAGAAGTCGCTGTAG
- a CDS encoding NAD(P)/FAD-dependent oxidoreductase — MSESRNAIVVGGGLVGCWSAWYLMQHDWHVTIVERDRIGSGASHGNCGYVSPSHVMPLAGPGVVAKTLPMVLKRNGALSIPFRFDPSLWNWLYRFWGECTPDRMQRAAVGRHALLASSMSLYREFMASEDVDCEWQDEGLLLVYRSKRDFDEYQTTADRLKNEFGLRINAYAGEAVRELEPALREGMAGGWHFPDDAHIRPDKLLSGLRARLEQRGCVIREQVAVESMRIEAGRLTALETTAGSMSADLVVLSTGAEAPRFAKPLGCTIPIQPGKGFSFTMKPPKNAPKIPMIFEEHHVAVTPMKSAFRVGSTMQFTGYDRSLNRRRLELLRRCASDHLTEPLPTEVDEEWSGWRPMVYDGLPCIDRAPAAKNVMVAAGNGMVGLASGTATGKLLAELASEATPHIDPAPYSLSRFR, encoded by the coding sequence ATGAGTGAGTCTCGCAATGCAATCGTAGTGGGCGGCGGCTTGGTGGGCTGCTGGAGTGCTTGGTATTTAATGCAACACGACTGGCACGTCACGATCGTGGAACGCGACCGCATCGGCAGCGGCGCGTCGCACGGCAATTGTGGCTACGTCAGCCCCAGCCATGTGATGCCGCTGGCCGGACCCGGCGTGGTGGCCAAGACGCTGCCGATGGTGCTGAAACGTAACGGAGCATTGTCGATCCCATTCCGCTTCGACCCCTCGTTGTGGAACTGGCTGTACCGGTTCTGGGGTGAATGTACGCCCGATCGAATGCAGCGAGCGGCCGTCGGTCGGCATGCGTTGCTGGCGTCGTCGATGAGTTTGTACCGCGAGTTCATGGCCAGCGAAGACGTGGACTGCGAGTGGCAGGACGAAGGCTTGTTGTTGGTCTACAGATCGAAACGCGACTTTGATGAGTACCAGACCACGGCGGACCGTTTAAAAAATGAATTTGGGTTGCGGATCAATGCCTATGCCGGAGAGGCGGTCCGCGAACTGGAACCCGCGCTTCGCGAAGGCATGGCTGGCGGCTGGCACTTTCCCGACGACGCCCACATTCGCCCCGACAAATTGTTGTCCGGATTGCGAGCCCGGTTGGAGCAGCGTGGCTGTGTGATCCGCGAACAGGTGGCTGTTGAATCGATGCGGATCGAAGCCGGCCGGCTGACCGCTTTGGAAACCACCGCTGGATCGATGTCCGCCGATTTGGTCGTGCTGTCGACCGGCGCCGAAGCGCCGCGGTTTGCCAAGCCGCTGGGCTGTACGATTCCGATCCAGCCCGGCAAAGGTTTTTCGTTCACCATGAAGCCGCCCAAGAACGCGCCAAAAATCCCGATGATCTTCGAAGAGCATCATGTGGCAGTGACGCCCATGAAGTCGGCGTTTCGCGTCGGTTCGACGATGCAATTCACCGGCTACGATCGCTCGCTGAACCGGCGACGACTGGAACTGCTGCGGCGCTGTGCGTCGGACCACCTGACCGAACCCTTGCCGACGGAAGTCGATGAGGAGTGGTCCGGCTGGCGACCGATGGTCTACGACGGCCTGCCCTGCATCGACCGGGCGCCGGCGGCCAAAAACGTGATGGTCGCCGCCGGCAACGGCATGGTCGGTTTGGCCAGTGGCACCGCAACCGGCAAACTGTTGGCGGAACTGGCCAGCGAAGCGACACCCCATATTGATCCCGCCCCTTACTCTCTGTCTCGATTTCGATAG
- a CDS encoding tRNA-queuosine alpha-mannosyltransferase domain-containing protein produces the protein MNILALEPFYGGSHAAMLKGWQQASRHHIHIVSLPPRHWKWRMRHAALTMARQVQQQAEAPLQTPDQMDLVFASDMLDLPSWKGFVGLPWAQLPTVLYFHENQWTYPLSPGQPLDLHYGYTNFLSAAVADAVWFNSNYHRQTFLAAAHARLSQMPDCTHVEELAEIEARSHVVYPGITPRIPPHSRTRQSLDASPNGPKSGDFGYGRFDGNATPLTIGWVSRWEHDKRPEVFAEAIERLCAEQRDFRLILLGESFRKVPECYQRLLDVAGDRVLHSGYAESREAYWQHLDQMDVVVSSASHEFFGIAIAEAATAGVVPIVPHDLAYPELYDGEPPAAIFYDGQEAELVTALRRCIDDPASLADLRTEAQRRAARLNWTQQTQVFDDQCEAVVAWAPGP, from the coding sequence TTGAACATCCTCGCTCTCGAACCATTTTACGGTGGCAGCCACGCCGCCATGCTCAAGGGCTGGCAACAGGCGTCACGACACCACATCCACATCGTTTCTCTTCCGCCGCGGCACTGGAAATGGCGGATGCGGCACGCCGCGCTGACGATGGCTCGGCAAGTCCAACAACAGGCCGAAGCTCCGCTGCAAACGCCCGACCAGATGGATTTGGTGTTTGCTTCCGACATGCTGGACCTGCCAAGCTGGAAAGGGTTTGTTGGTTTGCCTTGGGCCCAACTACCAACGGTGCTGTACTTTCACGAAAACCAATGGACGTATCCGCTGTCGCCCGGCCAACCGCTGGACCTACACTACGGCTACACCAATTTCTTGTCCGCCGCGGTCGCGGATGCGGTGTGGTTTAATTCAAACTATCACCGGCAGACCTTTCTGGCCGCCGCTCACGCACGCCTGAGCCAGATGCCGGACTGTACGCACGTCGAAGAACTAGCGGAGATCGAAGCTCGCAGCCACGTCGTCTATCCCGGCATCACACCCCGCATCCCTCCCCATAGCCGAACTCGCCAGAGTTTGGATGCCTCGCCCAACGGTCCAAAGTCTGGCGACTTCGGCTACGGCAGATTCGACGGGAACGCCACGCCGCTAACCATCGGCTGGGTGTCTCGCTGGGAGCACGATAAACGGCCCGAAGTCTTCGCCGAGGCGATCGAACGGCTATGCGCCGAACAACGGGACTTTCGCTTGATCCTGCTCGGGGAATCCTTCCGCAAGGTTCCTGAGTGCTACCAACGATTGCTCGACGTCGCGGGAGACCGCGTGTTGCACAGCGGTTATGCGGAAAGCCGCGAAGCGTATTGGCAACACTTGGATCAAATGGATGTGGTGGTATCCAGTGCCTCGCACGAGTTTTTCGGCATCGCTATCGCGGAAGCTGCGACGGCGGGCGTCGTCCCAATCGTGCCGCACGATTTGGCGTACCCCGAACTGTACGACGGAGAACCGCCAGCAGCGATCTTTTACGATGGACAAGAAGCGGAGTTAGTCACCGCGCTGCGGCGGTGCATCGACGATCCCGCGTCGCTTGCCGACCTTCGCACCGAAGCCCAGCGGCGCGCCGCACGATTGAACTGGACGCAGCAAACACAAGTGTTCGACGATCAATGCGAAGCCGTAGTAGCATGGGCCCCTGGCCCGTGA